One window of the Chitinophagaceae bacterium genome contains the following:
- a CDS encoding M6 family metalloprotease domain-containing protein, producing MKTIYSFLISLIAIIYISQAQHICRFPFFPSFPIPETIPDGTRISIVNVFGGEHDNIIYKETEDGYTLLKDSLGFFQYARLNSTGKLYLSGFKARNINERTNKENRFLITIPKHIRNILSDSEIEHIHRNATFSKYVKFTPTKGNIRIPVLLIKYPDLSNTYTKAQLSDHLNNGSGSFKEFLRSSSYGKLNPTFDVFGWYTTPNNYATYGYSLGNTAVIPMVTAAIAQADADVNFSQYDSNKDGYLDALIIIHSGYSAVNALDDYNNYAYPHAGTNALSENRDGILIESYSIQPEKWGTTNQLVNSLLGIPIVTDQLVIKKILGHEFGHLMGVRDLYDVTRSSIGLGAWCIMGHGESYSAYCKEAFGWFNPQVITESATGLVLAPSSSDSTACYRINTQNINEYFLLENKQQTASGPWYASLPGSSDINTSLPGSGLAIYHINSYQVNKGNSNKNNKLVDLEEATGGNELDAPVPSSLGISNALDYLTNSYFGSSGQLFPNGSRTSFNDNTTPNSRTYTNQNTNINVYNIRRSGTNIIFDVTVPPAPPPPPIVLYPNIAFYKPAEWDTSVVISQNYGDNTDVNTFTTEDILYLDISCINNGDTAIANGFSVSIYDIVEDNNEVFLGTLSNNNSVPINGTWGTEDIILGRISEGNHRIKVVINFSLPEKNIADNTFYKNITVTSPENNDEPSNAKMLSVSPTVCTSSGGVRSHNVGRTNSPQPFPFCGGSISNNAGDVWFQVIVPSSGAVDITTYSDGANSSIRNAGMSVYLGSRLESLSSQCFFDANGRMPKLTVKNQRSSDTLFVRLWSYTGERGYFRICVSIPQYTIIALANPSDAQNYVNGGRVYRIGDIVTLSITPIIGYTFQNWTENGREISINTTYSFPADSNRTFIANFIPRRYTLRVTTADTSIGKVGTRLLGSIHSLDTSQLYNYGQTALIRAVASVGYSFQRWQNENIALSFDSDYLLRIDTVSFSSDTIKTLRGLFSISNYPIITKTEPENSGSIDGSGTFVHAQNVILTATPGIGYSFSHWSENGVTLSHTGTLSFSATSSRNIIAHFSVNIYTITTSLNPSSNAGIITNSSRYGTTNYEYLEPVSINASASPGYTFVNWTEPGIGIVSSNPTYIINGATENRNLTANFNRIPYSIVASTNPQNIATIVGINKNTYYYGDTVNFTLAGTTHEYIYDDKIYILQNWTRNGAPISYQRSFSFIVTTNSSLIARFALKTYQVRATANIAEGGNITGTGTFSHGQLIHLNATPSSRYNFSNWTENGIQVSSSPLYSFTVNTDKTLVANFITNSYFIEASTNIPNSGNITGTGLYYKGQTASLTAVPSTGYSFVNWTENGEIVTSTPVFSFTTRSNRNLIANFTQNPRIITATPSPLEAASIQGTGEFKHGSPITITFIPNTGYTFSEWTENEKTVSIDSLYSFIVNTDRNLIAKFSTNLYLVEVSTNPLETGTIVGEKKYPYGRAVAITATPVPGYTFLHWTENGEKISPYNTYSFIISSHRNLVAHFTISTYTITANSNMPNITNITGTGEYKHGDPVELIVTSTSPKHKFIKWMENQNPVSDSAIYQFTAASNRNLTALFDIKTLTVNITKNNNGGNISGSGTYSYNDTVTITATPKNGYKFVHWIENNINVSTNQNYKFNILYDRRLTALFAINPLTKTEFESNSVTIFPNPNTGNFTIDIHNNYTGYIHINIYSLLGESIKKITIHKNNPQLLYNVLLDHLKKGIYIIELQTKNYTITKKVLLH from the coding sequence ATGAAAACAATATATTCGTTTTTAATTTCTTTAATTGCAATTATTTATATATCACAAGCCCAACACATCTGCCGTTTTCCATTTTTTCCTTCATTTCCTATACCAGAAACCATACCAGATGGTACAAGAATATCCATAGTGAATGTATTTGGAGGAGAACATGATAATATTATTTATAAAGAAACAGAAGATGGGTATACTCTTTTGAAAGACAGTTTAGGTTTTTTTCAATATGCCCGTTTAAATAGCACAGGGAAACTTTATTTATCGGGATTTAAAGCACGTAATATAAATGAAAGAACCAACAAAGAAAACCGATTTTTAATAACTATTCCTAAACATATAAGAAATATCTTATCAGATTCGGAAATAGAACATATACACAGAAATGCTACTTTTAGTAAATATGTTAAATTCACTCCTACAAAAGGAAATATCAGAATTCCTGTGTTACTTATTAAATATCCAGATCTATCAAATACTTATACTAAAGCACAATTATCGGATCATTTAAATAATGGTAGTGGAAGTTTCAAAGAATTTCTGAGAAGCAGTTCTTACGGAAAACTAAACCCAACATTTGATGTATTCGGATGGTATACTACTCCTAATAACTATGCTACATACGGATATTCATTAGGGAATACTGCTGTTATTCCAATGGTAACAGCAGCGATAGCTCAAGCAGACGCAGATGTTAATTTTTCTCAGTATGATAGTAATAAAGATGGGTATTTAGATGCTCTTATTATAATACATTCAGGATATTCCGCTGTAAATGCATTAGATGATTATAATAACTATGCATATCCTCATGCGGGAACTAATGCTTTATCCGAAAATAGAGATGGTATACTCATAGAAAGCTACTCTATACAACCAGAAAAATGGGGAACAACTAATCAACTTGTGAATTCCTTGTTAGGTATTCCGATAGTAACGGACCAATTGGTTATTAAGAAAATTCTTGGTCATGAATTTGGTCATCTTATGGGAGTGCGAGATCTGTATGATGTGACTCGGTCATCCATAGGATTAGGGGCATGGTGTATTATGGGTCACGGAGAATCCTATTCTGCATACTGTAAAGAAGCATTTGGATGGTTTAACCCACAGGTTATTACAGAATCTGCTACGGGATTAGTATTAGCTCCCTCTTCTTCTGATTCTACAGCATGTTACCGAATCAATACTCAGAACATAAATGAGTATTTTTTATTAGAAAATAAACAACAAACAGCATCTGGTCCTTGGTATGCTTCATTACCAGGAAGTAGTGATATAAATACTTCATTACCAGGGAGTGGTTTAGCAATATATCATATTAATAGCTATCAAGTAAACAAAGGAAACTCCAATAAAAATAATAAACTCGTTGATTTAGAAGAAGCCACAGGAGGTAATGAACTAGATGCCCCTGTCCCTTCCAGTCTTGGTATTTCCAATGCTTTGGATTATTTGACTAATAGTTACTTCGGTAGTAGTGGTCAGCTCTTTCCTAATGGAAGCCGTACTTCTTTTAATGATAATACTACTCCTAATTCTAGAACATATACAAACCAAAATACAAATATTAACGTATATAATATTCGTAGATCTGGGACTAACATAATTTTTGATGTAACTGTTCCTCCTGCTCCGCCGCCTCCTCCCATAGTTTTATATCCTAATATAGCTTTTTATAAACCTGCGGAATGGGATACATCAGTAGTTATTTCTCAAAATTATGGAGACAATACAGATGTCAATACTTTTACCACAGAAGATATTTTATATTTAGATATTTCTTGTATTAATAATGGAGATACTGCTATAGCAAATGGATTTAGTGTTTCTATCTATGATATAGTAGAAGATAATAATGAAGTCTTTTTAGGAACATTATCTAATAATAATTCCGTACCTATCAATGGCACTTGGGGAACAGAAGATATAATATTAGGAAGAATAAGCGAAGGAAATCACAGAATAAAAGTAGTTATAAATTTTTCTCTTCCTGAAAAAAACATAGCAGATAATACTTTTTATAAAAATATTACCGTAACATCTCCCGAAAATAACGATGAACCATCAAATGCAAAGATGCTCTCAGTATCACCTACTGTTTGCACATCATCCGGAGGAGTCCGAAGTCATAATGTAGGACGGACAAATTCTCCTCAACCATTCCCATTTTGTGGAGGTTCTATTAGCAATAATGCAGGGGATGTTTGGTTTCAGGTAATAGTACCTTCATCAGGAGCAGTGGATATTACTACTTATTCAGATGGGGCAAACTCATCTATAAGGAATGCGGGAATGTCTGTATATTTGGGATCTCGTCTTGAATCTTTATCTTCACAATGTTTTTTTGATGCCAATGGTAGAATGCCAAAATTAACTGTAAAAAATCAAAGATCATCGGATACTCTTTTTGTTCGATTATGGTCATATACAGGAGAAAGAGGATATTTTAGAATATGTGTTTCTATTCCCCAGTATACCATAATAGCTCTTGCAAACCCATCTGATGCTCAGAATTATGTGAACGGAGGAAGAGTTTATAGAATAGGAGACATAGTAACCCTGAGTATTACTCCAATAATAGGGTATACTTTTCAAAATTGGACTGAAAATGGAAGAGAAATATCTATAAATACGACGTATTCTTTTCCCGCCGATAGTAATAGAACTTTTATAGCAAATTTTATACCTCGTAGATATACTCTCCGTGTCACTACTGCTGATACATCTATTGGTAAAGTAGGTACAAGATTATTAGGATCTATTCATTCATTAGATACATCTCAATTATATAATTATGGACAAACCGCCCTTATACGTGCAGTTGCATCTGTTGGGTATTCCTTTCAAAGATGGCAAAATGAAAATATTGCCCTGTCCTTTGATTCAGATTACCTTTTAAGAATAGATACTGTATCTTTTTCTTCTGATACCATTAAAACACTGAGAGGATTATTTTCAATAAGTAATTATCCTATTATTACCAAAACTGAACCAGAAAACTCTGGATCAATAGATGGAAGTGGAACTTTTGTCCACGCACAAAATGTCATTCTTACAGCTACTCCTGGAATAGGATATTCTTTTAGTCATTGGAGCGAAAATGGGGTAACTCTTTCTCACACAGGAACTCTTTCGTTTTCAGCAACATCTTCTCGTAATATAATAGCACATTTTTCTGTAAATATCTATACTATAACTACCTCTCTAAACCCAAGTAGTAATGCAGGTATTATAACCAATTCCAGTAGATACGGTACCACAAACTACGAATATTTAGAACCTGTAAGCATTAATGCATCGGCATCCCCGGGATATACTTTTGTAAACTGGACAGAGCCTGGTATAGGAATAGTTTCTTCTAACCCCACATACATCATAAACGGTGCTACAGAAAATAGAAACCTCACCGCAAATTTTAACAGAATCCCATATTCTATAGTCGCATCTACAAACCCACAAAATATAGCAACTATAGTAGGAATAAATAAAAACACATATTATTATGGAGACACTGTAAATTTTACATTAGCAGGAACAACACATGAATATATTTATGATGATAAAATATACATACTTCAAAACTGGACCAGAAACGGAGCTCCTATCTCTTATCAGAGAAGTTTTTCATTTATTGTCACCACAAATAGTAGTTTAATTGCTCGATTTGCCTTGAAAACATATCAAGTAAGAGCTACCGCTAACATAGCAGAAGGTGGAAATATAACCGGTACAGGAACTTTCTCACATGGACAATTAATACACCTAAACGCAACCCCCAGCTCAAGATATAACTTTAGTAATTGGACAGAAAACGGAATACAAGTTTCTTCATCACCACTCTACTCCTTTACCGTGAACACCGATAAAACCTTAGTCGCAAATTTTATTACTAACTCTTATTTCATTGAAGCATCAACGAATATCCCAAATTCAGGAAATATAACAGGAACCGGCCTTTACTACAAAGGACAAACAGCATCTCTAACTGCAGTCCCATCAACCGGATATTCTTTTGTAAACTGGACAGAAAATGGTGAAATCGTTACCTCTACACCTGTTTTTTCCTTTACAACCCGGTCTAATAGAAATCTCATAGCAAATTTTACTCAAAACCCACGTATTATAACCGCAACACCTTCCCCATTAGAAGCAGCATCAATACAAGGAACAGGAGAATTTAAACACGGTTCCCCTATTACCATTACATTTATACCAAACACAGGATACACATTCTCCGAATGGACAGAAAATGAAAAAACTGTTTCCATAGATAGTTTGTATAGCTTTATAGTAAATACAGACAGAAATCTCATAGCCAAGTTCAGTACCAACCTCTATCTTGTTGAAGTATCTACCAATCCCTTAGAGACAGGAACTATTGTAGGAGAAAAAAAATACCCATACGGGAGAGCCGTAGCTATTACTGCAACACCTGTCCCAGGATATACTTTTTTACACTGGACAGAAAACGGAGAAAAAATTTCTCCATACAATACCTACTCTTTTATCATATCATCTCATAGAAATTTGGTAGCACATTTTACTATAAGCACCTATACCATAACAGCTAACTCCAATATGCCAAATATCACAAATATAACAGGAACCGGAGAATATAAACATGGTGACCCCGTAGAATTAATAGTTACTTCTACCTCGCCTAAGCACAAATTTATAAAATGGATGGAAAATCAAAACCCTGTTTCTGATTCTGCAATCTATCAATTCACCGCAGCTTCCAATAGAAATCTCACAGCACTTTTCGATATAAAAACATTGACCGTAAATATTACCAAAAATAATAATGGGGGAAACATATCAGGAAGTGGAACATATTCATATAATGATACCGTTACTATAACTGCTACTCCAAAAAACGGATATAAATTTGTCCATTGGATAGAAAATAATATAAATGTATCTACAAACCAAAATTACAAATTTAACATACTCTATGACCGCAGATTAACAGCTCTCTTTGCAATAAATCCTCTTACAAAAACCGAATTTGAAAGTAACTCCGTAACTATTTTTCCGAATCCTAACACAGGAAACTTTACCATAGATATACATAATAACTACACCGGATATATACATATAAACATATATTCTTTGTTAGGCGAATCCATTAAAAAAATAACCATCCATAAAAATAACCCTCAATTACTCTATAACGTACTATTAGACCATCTTAAAAAAGGAATTTATATAATAGAATTACAAACAAAAAATTATACCATCACAAAAAAGGTTTTACTGCACTGA
- a CDS encoding AsmA-like C-terminal region-containing protein, whose protein sequence is MQKTLKFVIIVIFSASLIFFGLVFYIVKNKDTFIPIFIQKLNENIDTPIQIKNVDIEFFESFPNISFILLEIKIQLEKEKIITLKKVSFQCNLYSVLQKQYDIKNIIIKSGSIFINNYAKHPPPKKTFSPKKNTPPLSLGTIFFQNIQIHYKDLEKNIYISWNIKKGKTTFLQMKQDTISLSLSFTGKIKKNTLGENHIWENEGIELSAKQILIIQNTIASIQKLAIETDYSSIQADIIHDTKKTQIDFLSHIPSLKNFIKNIPTNTQNLLKDYKIESEIFLKGSFVSQENKKEIQSTVTFTKIYTSAPDSLWKIHDGYIKSNFFTDFTLPKTHLLSEKITGKLNNSPFTGKIEIHNFENFNTSLEIEGQMKHATQINEFFPLKNMKCTKGNIRYSVCLSKNLVDGNFYPNGEIEFKDIDISLTDPHISVSNGRGVIIFNKKNIAFNELQGNIGKTDINLTGIVRNPFEKKRETILYFSSDYMDIETLLSLKSNDSPKDTSNYTLNRTQKILLSGKIQHIAYHNFHAKNIKIQGNIEHPNSHIYIETTNSMGGSIILKNSIHFNTQPPISYTLEGSMKNIYLDSLFYSCDNFHQNFIQNTHIKGQIDSEFQLSLPMENNWKIETDSLIAFIKIIGKNGELIDFKPMQKLSLFVKEEKLAHITFAKLENQIFIKHKIITIPQMKISSNIKDIFINGTHSFDQKIDYHLQIPILQNKKKDPDAVFGKIEDPEKKSNYLFLKITGSTDNYIINFDSQAIAEKILSDAKEEKKELLDNIHKQKKKKSILLQENEYIDFNNKKE, encoded by the coding sequence ATGCAAAAAACTTTAAAATTTGTTATTATTGTTATTTTTTCCGCATCTCTTATTTTTTTTGGACTCGTATTCTATATTGTGAAAAATAAAGATACTTTCATACCCATTTTTATCCAAAAACTAAACGAAAATATAGACACCCCTATCCAAATAAAAAACGTAGATATAGAATTTTTTGAAAGCTTCCCCAATATTTCTTTTATATTATTAGAAATCAAAATACAATTAGAGAAAGAAAAAATAATCACCCTCAAAAAAGTATCTTTCCAATGCAATTTGTACAGTGTTTTACAAAAACAATACGATATAAAAAACATAATCATAAAGAGCGGTTCTATTTTCATAAATAACTATGCTAAACACCCCCCTCCCAAAAAAACATTCTCCCCCAAAAAAAATACTCCTCCACTTTCTTTAGGAACTATCTTTTTCCAAAATATACAAATCCATTACAAAGATTTAGAAAAGAATATATACATATCTTGGAATATAAAAAAAGGAAAAACAACATTTTTGCAGATGAAACAAGATACTATATCTCTTTCACTTTCATTTACAGGAAAAATAAAAAAAAATACCTTGGGAGAAAATCATATTTGGGAAAATGAAGGCATAGAACTTTCTGCAAAACAAATCCTCATAATCCAAAATACTATCGCATCTATACAAAAATTAGCAATAGAAACAGATTACTCTTCCATACAAGCCGATATTATACACGATACAAAAAAAACACAAATAGATTTTTTATCTCATATCCCTTCCTTGAAAAATTTTATAAAAAATATCCCAACCAATACTCAAAATCTACTCAAAGATTATAAAATAGAAAGTGAAATTTTCTTAAAAGGGAGCTTCGTTTCCCAAGAAAATAAAAAAGAAATACAGTCTACTGTTACTTTTACTAAAATATACACCTCCGCTCCCGATTCACTTTGGAAAATACACGATGGATACATAAAAAGCAATTTCTTTACAGATTTTACCCTTCCAAAAACCCATCTATTATCCGAAAAAATAACAGGAAAATTAAATAACTCCCCATTCACAGGAAAAATAGAAATACATAATTTTGAAAACTTTAATACTTCCTTAGAAATAGAGGGTCAAATGAAACACGCAACACAAATAAATGAATTCTTTCCCCTTAAAAACATGAAATGTACAAAAGGAAATATCAGATACTCTGTATGCCTCTCTAAAAATTTAGTAGATGGAAACTTTTACCCGAACGGAGAAATAGAATTCAAAGACATAGATATATCTCTCACAGATCCTCATATTTCTGTTTCAAACGGAAGAGGAGTAATAATATTTAATAAAAAAAACATAGCATTTAACGAACTACAAGGAAATATTGGAAAAACAGATATAAACCTAACAGGCATAGTAAGAAATCCATTTGAAAAAAAAAGAGAAACCATTTTGTATTTCTCCTCTGATTATATGGATATAGAAACATTACTTTCTCTCAAAAGCAATGATTCTCCCAAAGATACCTCTAACTATACTCTCAACCGAACCCAAAAAATCCTCCTATCCGGAAAAATACAGCATATTGCATACCATAATTTCCATGCAAAAAACATAAAAATCCAAGGAAATATAGAACATCCTAATTCTCATATATATATAGAAACAACAAATTCTATGGGTGGCAGTATAATATTAAAAAATTCTATACATTTTAATACACAACCACCCATCTCTTATACCTTAGAAGGTTCTATGAAAAATATCTATTTGGATAGTTTGTTTTATTCTTGTGATAATTTTCACCAAAATTTTATTCAAAATACACATATAAAAGGACAAATAGATTCCGAGTTTCAGTTATCCCTACCAATGGAAAATAATTGGAAAATAGAAACCGATTCCCTCATAGCATTTATAAAAATTATAGGAAAAAATGGAGAACTCATAGATTTTAAACCCATGCAAAAACTGTCCCTTTTTGTAAAAGAAGAAAAACTCGCCCATATAACCTTTGCAAAATTAGAAAATCAAATTTTTATTAAACATAAAATTATAACTATTCCCCAAATGAAAATTTCTTCTAATATCAAAGATATATTTATAAATGGCACTCACTCTTTTGACCAAAAAATAGATTACCATCTGCAAATACCTATATTGCAAAATAAGAAAAAAGACCCCGATGCAGTATTTGGAAAAATAGAAGACCCCGAAAAAAAATCAAATTATCTATTTTTAAAAATCACGGGAAGCACTGATAATTACATCATCAACTTTGATTCTCAAGCAATAGCCGAAAAAATACTATCAGATGCAAAAGAAGAAAAAAAAGAATTATTGGATAATATACATAAACAAAAAAAAAAGAAATCCATTTTATTACAAGAGAACGAATATATTGATTTTAATAACAAAAAAGAATAA
- a CDS encoding GH3 auxin-responsive promoter family protein gives MNVIANISKLFASYIVNTEAKWRQKPYYFQEKILQKIISQAKNTFFGKEHNFQKIKNYEDFKKNVPLRDYEGLREYIEKIKNGEKDILWEGTPLYFAKTSGTTSGTKYIPISKESLPFHIKAARNALLYYIHETKNTSFLNGKLIFLSGSPILEKIHNIYVGRLSGIVNHHVPKYLRKNQLPAFSTNCIEDWEEKINTITEETLSQNMTLISGIPPWVQMYFSLLENKTSKKIKDIFPNFSLFVYGGVNFEPYKQKLFNSIGKKIDSIETFPASEGFFAFQDSQKTNGLLLLLNSGIFFEFIPIQEIHKPNPIRLHIEQVKLDTNYALIINSNAGLWGYNIGDIVKFVSLFPHKIIVTGRVKHFISAFGEHVIAEEVETALQRTLIHFPEVEIIEFTVSPNVNPFEGLPRHEWYIEFAKEPHNTKLFAKTIDENLQQINSYYADLVQGKVIQPLSIIHVKKNGFINYMKSMGKLGGQNKVPRLSNDRSITDKLTLIERDNI, from the coding sequence ATGAATGTCATAGCAAATATAAGTAAATTGTTTGCTTCGTATATAGTAAATACAGAGGCAAAATGGAGGCAAAAACCATATTATTTTCAAGAAAAAATACTGCAAAAAATAATTTCTCAAGCAAAAAATACATTTTTTGGAAAAGAACACAACTTCCAAAAAATAAAAAACTATGAAGATTTTAAAAAAAATGTCCCATTGCGTGACTATGAAGGTCTAAGAGAATATATAGAGAAAATAAAAAATGGTGAGAAAGATATTCTATGGGAAGGAACTCCTCTCTATTTTGCAAAAACTTCGGGAACAACAAGCGGAACAAAATATATTCCCATTAGTAAAGAATCACTCCCATTCCATATCAAAGCAGCACGAAATGCACTTTTATACTACATACACGAAACAAAAAATACTTCTTTTTTAAATGGAAAACTCATCTTTTTATCGGGAAGCCCGATTTTAGAAAAAATACACAACATATATGTAGGACGCCTTTCCGGAATTGTGAATCACCACGTTCCAAAATACCTCCGCAAAAATCAATTACCCGCTTTCTCCACTAACTGCATAGAAGATTGGGAAGAAAAAATAAATACCATAACAGAAGAAACCCTATCACAAAATATGACCCTCATATCAGGAATTCCCCCTTGGGTGCAAATGTATTTTTCTCTCTTAGAAAATAAAACCTCCAAAAAAATAAAAGATATCTTCCCCAATTTTTCTCTCTTCGTATACGGTGGAGTTAATTTTGAACCTTATAAACAAAAACTTTTTAACTCCATAGGAAAAAAAATAGATTCCATAGAAACATTCCCCGCCTCCGAAGGATTCTTCGCTTTTCAAGATTCTCAAAAAACAAACGGTTTACTACTGCTCTTGAACAGCGGAATATTTTTTGAATTCATTCCTATCCAAGAAATCCATAAACCAAATCCCATACGATTACATATAGAACAAGTCAAATTAGATACCAATTATGCACTTATTATCAATAGTAATGCAGGACTTTGGGGATATAATATTGGAGATATTGTGAAATTTGTCTCTCTTTTTCCCCATAAAATAATAGTTACAGGAAGAGTAAAACATTTTATATCCGCTTTTGGAGAACACGTCATCGCAGAAGAAGTGGAAACAGCCCTCCAAAGAACGCTCATACACTTTCCCGAAGTAGAAATTATAGAATTTACCGTGTCCCCTAATGTCAATCCTTTTGAAGGGCTACCAAGACACGAATGGTATATAGAATTTGCGAAAGAACCACACAATACAAAATTATTTGCCAAAACAATAGATGAAAACCTTCAACAAATCAATTCCTATTATGCTGATCTTGTACAAGGAAAAGTCATACAACCTCTTTCTATAATCCATGTAAAAAAAAACGGATTTATAAACTATATGAAATCAATGGGAAAATTGGGAGGACAAAACAAAGTCCCAAGATTATCAAATGATAGAAGTATTACTGATAAACTCACTCTAATAGAAAGGGATAATATCTAA
- a CDS encoding carboxypeptidase-like regulatory domain-containing protein: MRVLFRFFFCIFFFFFSFDTIQAQEQWYSFFSINGTVIDASDSIPLSYTHVYLINKSKFQVADSEGKFSFTLKNGDTLVFSNVGYTTRFIIFRESLQEDSTPYKIKLSKNTVTLQNVTIYGKNVLEGFFQQNRIRYNDYEVKSPEDKILYYNPSFDVSGSGFAIGGVISLLASQFNSEYKQLKKLNAIRQKERLVYEEEYAKEYLKYLIRKRLHTDVVLQNTSFLRGEVPAFLEFCSPTTEFLEYASDYEIIRMLKIKESLYIDKVKLESGSSDDAITTMELRRLLKD, translated from the coding sequence ATGAGGGTTTTGTTCAGGTTCTTTTTTTGTATTTTTTTCTTTTTCTTTTCTTTTGATACCATACAAGCTCAGGAGCAATGGTACAGTTTTTTTTCTATTAACGGTACTGTTATAGATGCAAGTGATAGTATTCCCCTTAGCTATACTCACGTATATTTGATAAATAAGAGTAAATTTCAAGTAGCGGACTCCGAAGGAAAGTTTTCATTTACTTTAAAAAATGGGGATACCCTTGTGTTTTCTAATGTAGGTTATACCACTCGTTTTATTATTTTCAGAGAGTCTTTGCAAGAGGATAGTACTCCCTATAAAATAAAACTATCCAAAAATACTGTTACCTTGCAAAATGTTACTATTTATGGGAAGAATGTTTTGGAAGGTTTTTTTCAGCAAAATAGGATAAGATATAATGATTATGAAGTGAAAAGTCCTGAAGATAAAATTCTATACTATAACCCTTCTTTTGATGTATCGGGTTCTGGTTTTGCTATCGGTGGTGTTATTTCTTTGTTAGCATCTCAATTTAATAGTGAATATAAACAGCTGAAAAAATTGAATGCCATACGTCAAAAAGAAAGGTTAGTATATGAGGAAGAATATGCAAAGGAGTATCTGAAGTATTTGATACGCAAGCGGTTACATACAGATGTGGTATTGCAGAATACTTCGTTTTTGCGAGGAGAGGTACCTGCATTTTTAGAGTTTTGTTCTCCTACTACTGAGTTTTTAGAATATGCATCTGATTATGAAATTATCAGAATGCTCAAAATAAAAGAATCCCTGTATATAGACAAGGTAAAATTAGAGTCGGGGAGTTCTGATGATGCAATAACCACTATGGAATTGAGGAGGTTATTGAAAGATTAG